The nucleotide sequence CAGCtttgtggacaaatgttgattatgtatctagtcagaaagaatcatgagcagaaacatttttattttgggtatgtcatttctgtctccatgccaaaaatagGGGGTGACTGGTAACACCATCACCATTTACTCGTACCGCATAACGTTGACTGTTTCAGGCactgattattgcaaatgcagatcccactgtTTTCTgcttaaataatttgtatttccTTATTGttaaggtttgcatatggtgggGAGTTcttacaacatacagaactaccaaattttgctgtaagtttgattgcatcatataattgctgttaatagtgttcatcatctgtttgattgTGTTTTCAATTGATTCTTCCGTACATTtatgtcatatgcacataaagtGACAATCatcactaaatattgtagaaacttaattttctaaaaatgtatgtatgtatgtaatgtgCACACAACTAAGTCCCTGTACTTCCTCACAAATATGTTCTCATTAATTGTAAACAAAtataataggtaaaaaaaaaacataccatgCATACCATGCATTTTTAGCTGACCTGCTATCCCGCTTTTATTTATTGTACAATCATTGACTCTCCTACCTTCACATTACAAAAGAATATCACACTCTGAGTCTTTTACAGCTCTTGTACAGTCtatcagcttaaaaaaaaaaaaaatgtagaacaaGTTTTCCGCTGCATATGTTGGTGCTGTTTGGAAATACAATTTGAAAGGCAAATGCATGGATAACCCAGACGATATCCATTTGGGTTACTGTTCCCCTTTCTGTCCCTTTCGGTTCCTGCAGCTCATTGTGTACGTGGAGGATCCTCATTCCTTTCCCGCTCATGTGCAGTGACGATAAACTGAAGTTATGAAAATGTATTGCGACACAGTGACAGCAAGATCATTGAGAGAAAGGTTTGACTTGTGGATCGGGGAGTTACAAAAGGAAGCTTCCCTCTCATACTCGTGTAAGTCCATGAGTTTATTTACTCATTATTTGATTCAATGCTGCTATTTTCAACAGAATGAGATTGAACATatcattaaaacttttattttattatgtattatgtagaAATATCAGGAATCATATTACAAATGCCGATACTTTTTTTCACCCCAGAGACTCTTAAATTATTTACACTACTAAACTAACTGAAACAAATGTTTAATTCGTTGTTTAGGGTAGCACTTGAGtactttaataattatatatattatatatcaatttattttatacaacataTTTATTGTGAAATTGTGTTACTCTTGTTTGAtccagttcattttaaatggttaattattagaagaacaaaacaaagacTTTTAGAACTACTGTCATATGTCTTATTTTCCATAAAATATAACACTTGTGAATAGCTTGTCAAAACATTTACTTCCTCATATTCTTAGAAATGGCAATATCCATAAGTCACATTATTCTTCACTTTCATAACACATTCTACAATAgcttacaaaaataattattgtagaattaTATTAATCTGTAGAATTCAACAGAAAATTGTTTACCCATAGAAATCTGTTGAGTTTAAGATGATTAATGGCTTTTGTATAAATGGCCACAGTATAaaattaatattgtatttatataatttaaacaaacaagGTGTaagaatacaaaatacatttattctggCAAACAAAACATGAAGAAAGGACAATTGTGGTAAAGTTTTAAGGCAAAAAACGTAACAACTGACAGCATGTTCCCGTCTGAGTGATTCACAATCTCATTGTTACACAGTAAGAACAAGCAGTGGAAAGTGATTTGTGTCAAAGTGTTGACAGAGTACGCTAAATAACAGATGAGAAGATACGTCTTTACCAACCGCACAGTCGCTCTGACtggtgcatttttattaaaacagaaaaaaaaaaaaaaaaaaaaaaacacacgtgCATTCATTCAGTCACTGATTAGGTCACATGACATTTCACAGTGTGACTGGATTGcctgtccaaaaaaaaacaacaaaaatacaaatacaaatgagaGCATACCATTTATACATGTCAACACCCCCACTTGCTCTCACATTGTTATTTCATCAGTCCACAACTCATACGTACAAAGTTCATAAACCTaacataaacaaattaaatttcatCAACTTAAGCTTTGTTGCTGGTTTAGTTAGTACATCTGCAAACATATCTTCAGTTGGACAGTACTTCAGACTAATTCTGCCTTCATTAATTACAGACCTCACAAAATGGTATTTAATGTCAACATGTTTACATCTTTGtctgtctgatgtgtaattacaaaataagagcctcacaaatctcataaatgggatgctgcatctctattttcaaaaatctataaaaatctatgtTATAGATTGCACTggccactttcacctcatattgagagtacaccttgccacaatgacaggtgcatcgtttcaggactgtctgatgtgtaattacaaaataaaagcctcccaaatctcataaaaaagctgctgcatctctactttcaaaaatataaaaaaaaataaaagttatagatttcacagaccactttcacctcaaattgagagtacaccttgccacaatgtcagctgcatcgtttcaggacagtctgatgtgtaattacaaaataagagccccccaaatatcataaatgaattgctgcatctctacattcaaaaatctatcaaaataaaagttatagattgcacagaccactttcaccccagattgagagtacatcttgccacaatgtcagctgcatcgtttcaggactgtCTGatctgtaattacaaaataagagccccccaaatatcataaatgagatgctgcatctctacattcaaaaatctataaaaataaaagttatagattgcacaaaCTACTTTCACCTCatattgagagtacaccttgccacaatgtcagctgcatcgtttcaggacagtctgatgtgaaattacaaaataagagcctctcaaatctcataaacaagcttctgcataaaatatataaaaatatataaaaataaaagttaaagattgcacaggccactttcacctcagattgagagtacaactcgccacaatgtcagatgcattgtttcaggacggtctgatgtgagattacaaaataagagcctcccaaatctcataaatgggatgctgcatctctattttcaaaaatctttaaaaatctaagttatagattgcacaggccactttcacctcagattgagagtacaccttgccacaatgtcagatgcattgtttcaggacggtctgatgtgagattacaaaataagagcctcccaaatctcataaataggatgctgcatccctatattcaaaaatctataaaaatctaagttttaGATTGCACAGACcgctttcacctcagattgagagtacaccttgccacaatctcagatgcatcgtttcaggacagtctgatgtgtaattacaaaataagagcctcacaaatctcataaaaaagctgctgcatctctactttaacttagatttttatagatttttgaaaatagagatgcagcatcccatttatgagatttgtgaggctcttattttgtaattccacatcagactgtcctgaaacgctgcagctgacattgtggcaaggtgtactctcaatctgaggtgaaagtggccagtgcaatctataacttagatttttaaagatttttgaaaatagagatgcagcatctcatttatgagatttgggaggctcttattttgtaattccacatcagaatgtactgaaacgatgcagctgacattgtggcaaggtgtactctcaatttgaggtgaaagtggcctgtgcaatctataacttaaatttttatagatttttgaaagtagatGCAGCAGCATGCAGCTGACACTGTACTTTCTGTCTGTGCATTCTagaacttttatttgtatagcttttcgaatgtagagatgcagcaagcatgtattattcttcttattttgtaatatgagtattagagggtttttattttggtattcagCATCAGACAGTAACGGACTGTGTGTTGGGAAAAGTAGCGTTCGCTGGAAGAGCACTCCATTCAGATCAGTTCTCTGGCGGTATTACCGTAATACGCAGTTTATACGCGACCCTGGAAATAACGTGGCGGCTAGATTGACCGTGCTTTTCTACttggcggctggcttgaccgcagtgttATACCTCCCCGTCTGCATGTTGCGTCGCGGTGAGTGGTACTTCTACACTGACTACACCACTGTTTACGCTGACATGTTCTTGCTTTGTGGCCTTTTGTACCACACCTGTGACAAACAATGTTGGTACTTCCAGCACCACAAACAGCTGTACTCGCTAAAGCGGTTTTACTGCCAGGCTGCACTCTTGCTTTCATAACATTGTCCTCGGATACGGTTGCCCGCATATTTTCTATGTCTTCATAACTTCGAAGCCTTGTTTTAAATTCCGCAAAAGTCCATTTATCATCTCTCTGGCTAACATGAATGGCAAATGGTTTAAATGTCTCTGGAAGTCCTTTCAGAACCATTGCCATTAAAAGTCCATCACTCAGATTCTCACCTGCGTTCCTCAAAGCGGTGATTGCGGTCTCAGCCCTGATAACATAATCAGTAACACACTCACTGGCAGACTTTTGTAGTGACGTTAGCTCTGTGTATAAGTTAATTACTCTAGGCTTTCCTTTGCCAGCATAATATTCCCGAAGAATCTTCAATGCTGCTCTTCCATCGTCTTCTGCTTCCCTCACAACTAGCGACAAACTTTTGTCATCCAGGAACTGTATCAGCTCTGCATATGCTTCGGTGTTTTTCGCTGTATCTCCCTCGCCTTCCTCAAAAGACTCACTTAAAATAGTCTCTTTCAGTCCTTGCATATAAAGATGTCCCAAAAACTTTGTCTCCCATAGCTCATAGTTTTTCTCATCTCCATCAAAGATTAAACGAGACCATCGGCTTGTCACagtttctttttctcttcttctcaTGTTGAAAGACTCGGGTACACGCTTTATCCGTCGCGACTTTCACCCAGTGTCTTAACACTCAAAACATTGTATACCTTGCTCTGGGCCCATAACCTGTTGACAGAGTACGCTAAATAACAGACGAGAAGATACGTCTTTACCAACCGCACAGTCGCTCTGACtggtgcatttttattaaaacagaaaaaaaaaaaaaacacacgtgCATTCATTCAGTCACTGATTAGGTCACATGACATTTCACAGTGTGACTGGATTGCCtgtccaaaaaaacaacaacaaaaatacaaatacaaatgagaGGATACCATTTATACATGTCAACACAAAGAATATCACAGCACAAAACAGTGTAATGCTTGTTTCACACTGTAAGGGGAGCACAGCATCAGATGTGCTTCACTGAAACTGCAACATAAAATGTGATTTTGCAAGACATGCCAGTAACACTTCTGATGAGAACATTAGTTACAATGGATGCCAGAGAACATCCACTGCTAACACATGAGGTGCAAGAGGCCTTAGCAGTATTATACACCAGAAAGAAACAATGAAAGCGGGACAAATTTGACTAAAAGTAACATTAAAGGTGCGATAAAGTTAGAAAATGAGAAAGTGAGGCTAATGCAACTTTAAGTTCACTACTGTTCTTTCTATATGGGAGCCTGAGTTCTTTTTCTCTGCTGAAATATGAAATAGGACAAACCGAAAACAGGTAATAGAGTAAAAACACAGATCAGTAATATCTTCCACCAGTCTAATATTTGTGTTTCTGGTCCATGGTTTTCTTGATCTGTTGATtctgtggggggtgggggtggggtgggACCACTTTTGATGATCAGTTGTACAGTCTCCTGTTCATCTGAGGGTGTGATGAAGCAGTTGAACTCTCCTGCATCAGCGTGAGTGAGATCGCTTAGTTTGATGGAGAAGTTTCCTCTCTTATACTCGTCAGGGAAAGTTTGCACTCTATTCTTATACCGTGGGTCCTGTGACTCTAAAGATTCTGTACCTTTGATTAAATCACAAATATTCTCTTTGTCTTTGTTCCTCCAAAACACATCAGTGTCTTGAAGTTTAAGATCATGTTGAGTTGAAGAACACGGCAGGAGAACAGAACCACCGATGAAACCCTCTACTGTGACCTCTACTGTGAGCTGCAGAGAGACTGAAAAAACACATACTTTATCTGTAAACAGAATCTGACATCCATTCAAGTGGCattaatttaccttttttaaaCTTAGTTCAGATGCTCACCTTTGTTTATCAGCACCGCAAACACAATGATGAAACAGAATctgcagaaacaaaacaaaacaaaaagttattttagctttattagtCTTAGCTAGTACAGCTTGATATTGGCATCAGGCTTGTTTGAGAGGCGCAGAACTGATAACCAGTGATCATGTTGGTTAAAAAAGTTCTAGAACTAGCTGTGATGTCAGTAGAATCGCAAAAACAACGTATGCAAAGTTTGTTTACCAGTTGCACAAACTAAAAGTATGATGGGACCAGGCTTGgacttttatttgtgttttggttctgtttgtgtgcGACAGTCGTCCATGAGGAGGGGCTGACACACTCTTTTGGCGAagctgtggcctagtggttagagagtttgactcctaaccctagggttgtgggtttgagtctcggggcagcaatatcacgactgaggtgcccttgagcaaggcaccgaacccccaactgctccccaggcaccgcagcataaatgatgcccactgctccgggtgtgtgttcactgtgtgtgtgtgtgtgtgtgtgtgtgtgtgtgtgtgtgtgtgtgcactatggttcggttaaatgcagaacacaaactctgagtatgggtcagcatacttggctgtatgtcactacACTTCTTTtaggtatattttattattaaacttttgTTTGAATGTTCCCGCCGCCTCCTTCCCGAGACTATGAACGTTTGTTACACACTGGAtgactaaattcagtacacaGATTACACACCATATTATTAAATCAGACAGACAAGCAGAATAGCCCAGAATATGAACATAACCCAGTAAATTGCACTTTAAGCGTAGACTGTCCCTCATAGAAAGAAAATGCTTAATTAATGGACTAAGACAGTAGCATAAAAATGACGAATTCAGGATACAGTTTCTTAAAAAATTGCACATGAAAGAAAGTAAGTCCAGAAGAACAGATGCATTTTCTTCCCAAACCTAATGTAATGCGGAACTGAAAGTATGGGCTCATGTAGCCTACCGCTATTATTCatcacatatccaaatgtttccatattcgcaatgtatttgaagctAAACCATTATTGATTAAAATAACTGGGCTTTGTACATTCCAatatcaacagaaaaaaaaattcataatgaacaaaaatgtgcCGCACTGGAGTAGGTCGGGGCTCACGATACGGCACAGACATAATACTGATTAATTTAAATTGACTGTGTAACATTATATCTGTattggtgtttatttattttaataataaacaggCAGCACTTGCAATGAATATGTGCGCATGAGGCGCTAGCGCGATCAAATCCTTGAGACAAAATACTCCGTCACTTAAGCTACAGCAGGGCATTATTCGATTTTGAATTCAGTTTGAAGATTCAATAATATAAAAGATTATTAGAAATGTTATAAAGCAAACACTGTTACGCTCTCATTTCACTCTGGAACCGAGAATGCAATTTTCCCTGAATATCCAAAATATTGCAtatgtgacatttattttatataggcCTAACAGTTTAACAAAAAAGGCAATATTAAGTgtacattagggctgcacgattaatcgcatgcgattgtcatgtgtGTCTGGTCAGTAAAGCTGGATCTGTGATTAGTGGGAAATGtcccatcacctgctttcaaatggagtcgcacttactacacagagctgtagttcactgaaaaaCTACGCAATATCgctttcataatcgcagatgaattgCATGCAGTTATGAACCTTCATTAAGCCGCGTTTTCTTTATGGGAGGAAAACACTTGTTCTTCTGGGCTTATCTGCTttcatgtataatttattaataaagtgtATACTGAATTCTGTCTTTTTATAACACAGTCTTAGTCCATTAATAAAGTGTTTTCTTTCTATGAGGGATACACTTAAAGTGCAATTGAGCAGGTTATGTTCATATTCTAGGCTATTCTGCATGtctgttttctttattaataagGTGTGCACTGAATTTAGTCATCGAATGTTTTACATGTTTTAGTATGTCCCAAAGCTGTACCTTTATAAGAATGCTATTTTATCCAAGTTCAAAATAAAACTCTATGAAGCGCTCTATTGTGAACTTAACAAAGTAAACAGAAGAAATcagcaaacaagaaaaaaaaatttgaaaaaatctGAGCGCCACAttaaaaaaccattaaaaaataaaaatgtttaaaaaaggaaATTTTAGAATAAATCAATTCTATACAACTTCTTACCATTGTgcaaataatatgttatcatgtaatctataaaaaaattgctgtagtctgattacgagttttttttttttattatgagtacTTGAGTTATGGAGTCTGATTACGTAGCCCTGCATAGAATTCACTAAATCTTGAAACATCCCTCAAATAATTGCTCTCTTATTAACCTTgactaagtaaaaaataaataaaattatatatatatatatatatatatatatatatatatatatatatatatatatatatatatatatacacacacacacacacatatatatatatatatatatatatatatatatatatatatatatatatatataatatgtgtgtgtgtgtgcgtgtgtgtgtgtgtgtgtggaaatttaAATTCTTCTAATATGCTAAATTCCATctgatttttataaaaatgtacattaaataggTTATAAATATTAACTTCATCGTCAAAATGTATAACTGAATTAAAAGCTTCTATTTATTTCTCTTAACAATATACTGGATGTTGCATAGGCCTAATTATTCTGTAGATTGCCAAACTCTGAATATGACTTAGCTGTAAATTTTGTTCATAAGGGAGCATCTTCACCCATCTTACCCTACTggtcaaatatttaatatgttgaaTGCATGGTCTCCGTCTCTGTCAATCAAATTACTAtcaaaaaataagaataacaGCACATGCATCACGCCGCAAAGACAAAATAACGTGCTAATGCGAATAGCTACAACAGATATCTGTGATAACCTGCAACTCGCTAATGGCTATTTAATTAAACCACGATAAATGCATTAATGACCTTGAgaggagtttgtttgtttgtttactaagtTGTTTGTTAATGCTAGTTTAAATAAACCAGGCCAAATACGAGCGAGCAAACTTTCACTTTGCACATTTCGCGGCAGATCCGAAATATGTGGGAAGCACGATACGGCTCGTTATGTGAAAACCGAGTATCATGTAGAAATTATGAACATACCCGATGATCATGTTGTCCCGAAATAATTAATTTAGCTTATACATAATTTGCGAAAACAGAAGGTATCTAACGCTTTGCCGTTTCCGGGAGAAAAAAAAGTAAGAGCACATTTACAGTCACTTCCCCAGCCTCTTTGTCACTTCCGGTAATAAAGAGGCTCGGGAAGTGACTGTAAATGTTAAGTCCCTGCTGGTGGATAATTGGAACTACACCCGATGGCGTGTTTCTCCATTCTCCCATATACAccctttcaaaaacaaacatgatttctactgaaatataaagtgttttaGAGCTCCTTGTAAGAAATATCAGAAAAAAATTCATTACAATGTAACGCAAAGTAAAATATTACCATAACATAAAAAACCGCAAATTGTGAGCTACTTAGACGAGACATGCATGAATTATATACCTAGCCTATATAAAGtatgtgtgatttatttatttatttttttgaaaagtttttattttattttttattgccaaACAAGTAAACATAATCGGGGCGTATGATTGTATCTCTAACAACATTTACAGTTTGAACTGGGAGTTGCAGTCGCCTTTTCAGTGTTGTGACATATTTCCAACTGAAACAGAATATAGGCATGTTTCAATTCGAACACCTATTATTGAATAGGGGGCAGTTTTTCTGTCACACTTCCTCTCCTTCTCCCACTTTCAGCAAACCGTTGGAGGGGTGCGATTAATCAGTTATTATTCTGCCCACTGCTGTTAAACTGACATAATCGGAGAAGGAATGACATTTGCAGAGTCGCTGAAAACCAGAGTTGTGACATTCTTTGATCTTTGGTCAAAAGATGTATTCGACAGATAGCGGTCAACGAGATTAGACGCTTGCAGTCGGGGACGTAGTTGAAATGGAGCCGTCAAGCTGGACACTTTCAGCTCTATCACAGATGAAGTGAATATAATGcagtattgtgcaatataataCACAGACGTTTCTGAAACGTTttcatgagcaacagaaacactttttacaaCTCTGATCGGAAACGaacaatga is from Carassius gibelio isolate Cgi1373 ecotype wild population from Czech Republic chromosome B22, carGib1.2-hapl.c, whole genome shotgun sequence and encodes:
- the LOC127987533 gene encoding CD276 antigen homolog, translated to MIIGFCFIIVFAVLINKVSLQLTVEVTVEGFIGGSVLLPCSSTQHDLKLQDTDVFWRNKDKENICDLIKGTESLESQDPRYKNRVQTFPDEYKRGNFSIKLSDLTHADAGEFNCFITPSDEQETVQLIIKSGPTPPPPPTESTDQENHGPETQILDWWKILLICVFTLLPVFGLSYFIFQQRKRTQAPI